In Anaerolineales bacterium, one DNA window encodes the following:
- a CDS encoding dTDP-4-dehydrorhamnose 3,5-epimerase family protein — protein sequence MIQDVVFKKLRVIADERGYLMEMLRVDEELFDKFGQVYMTAVYPQVVKAWHYHKLQTDFMACVFGMIKLVLFDPRKDSTTYREVNEYFIGEKNPGLVKIPCGVYHGFKGMANETALIVNTVNAPYNYDQPDEFRVAWNSSDVPYDWDLKNG from the coding sequence ATGATACAAGATGTAGTTTTCAAGAAATTGCGGGTGATTGCGGATGAGCGTGGTTATTTGATGGAAATGCTCCGCGTGGATGAAGAATTGTTTGATAAATTTGGACAAGTGTATATGACAGCCGTATATCCACAAGTGGTAAAAGCCTGGCATTATCATAAATTACAAACCGATTTCATGGCGTGTGTTTTCGGTATGATCAAGCTGGTTCTGTTTGATCCGCGAAAAGATTCAACAACCTATCGCGAAGTGAACGAATACTTTATTGGTGAAAAAAACCCGGGTTTGGTAAAGATTCCCTGCGGCGTGTATCATGGCTTCAAAGGCATGGCAAATGAAACTGCTTTAATCGTAAATACGGTCAACGCACCATATAACTATGACCAACCTGATGAATTCCGCGTGGCATGGAATTCATCGGATGTGCCTTATGACTGGGATTTGAAAAACGGATAG
- a CDS encoding NAD(P)-dependent oxidoreductase has product MKNILITGGTGLLGVALQNSAPAGVQGYATCTPQRALPWPLPFFILPTDLNDYAAMKSVFKRSQPDAVIHTAAIGSVDFAEKNRGITHKVNLEGTQLIIELCKEFNARLIYISSNAVFDGTNPLYAEDAPVNPINYYGHVKSDAEKLVQQSGLHWTIVRTIMLYGWQYPGGRDNPVTWWLRSLEENKPIKVVNNVFSKPLPAYSCAQVVWAVAEQKCTGIYHAAGRDHVSLYEFALQVAHVFELDSNLIESVPDSYFPEIALRPKDTSFDTTKMETELGIQPVMIYDGLMHMKAERPQ; this is encoded by the coding sequence TTGAAGAACATCTTGATTACCGGCGGTACTGGCTTGCTTGGGGTTGCGCTGCAAAACTCTGCACCGGCAGGGGTGCAAGGCTATGCCACTTGCACACCTCAGCGTGCTCTGCCATGGCCTTTGCCTTTTTTTATTCTCCCAACAGACTTAAATGATTACGCGGCGATGAAATCTGTTTTTAAACGATCTCAACCGGATGCTGTAATTCATACTGCCGCAATTGGCAGCGTTGATTTTGCGGAAAAGAATCGTGGAATCACACATAAGGTAAACTTGGAAGGCACACAATTAATCATTGAACTTTGTAAGGAATTTAATGCCCGCCTGATTTACATTTCCAGCAATGCTGTCTTTGACGGCACGAATCCATTGTATGCAGAAGATGCACCTGTGAACCCGATTAATTATTACGGGCATGTTAAATCCGACGCTGAAAAACTCGTTCAACAAAGCGGCCTGCATTGGACAATTGTGCGCACGATTATGTTGTATGGCTGGCAATATCCCGGCGGGCGCGATAACCCCGTCACTTGGTGGCTTCGGTCTCTTGAGGAGAACAAGCCGATAAAAGTAGTCAATAACGTCTTTAGCAAACCTTTACCTGCTTATTCGTGCGCGCAAGTCGTTTGGGCGGTGGCAGAGCAAAAGTGCACGGGCATATATCATGCTGCCGGGCGTGACCATGTCTCTTTATATGAATTTGCATTACAAGTGGCACACGTCTTTGAACTCGATTCAAACTTGATCGAATCGGTTCCAGATTCTTACTTTCCTGAAATTGCATTACGCCCCAAGGACACATCCTTCGATACAACTAAAATGGAAACAGAATTAGGCATACAGCCCGTCATGATTTATGATGGTTTAATGCATATGAAAGCAGAACGCCCTCAATGA
- a CDS encoding glycosyltransferase, which translates to MKILLVGPRWIGGWMEGVEYGLIALGHQVQAFAYSSPHAPFRMNNELILKSYVPSALHSVLRPLAHRIGAGWERDMNRRLVKTVYQYQPDLIFLLKGDLIQPETLEAIKSANRLLISWWVDNPLFYYKDYPQVAVQLKIINALFIFDYEDLEMLKQKGVENIFYLPCAYDPEIYHPKKISAPHKKRFECEVAFIANYYPERGEFLKYTQGLDVAVWGRGWKSFLKKNNFPPKVLRGKDLNGEYVSAVYNTAYICPNVHHVQSRGGGLNMRTFEIPGAGGFQLTDYIAGMEEHFEIGRELIVYESPEHFRELAEYYLKHESERKAIAHRGYERVVREHTYEQRLKKIFEVLN; encoded by the coding sequence ATGAAAATTTTGCTTGTTGGACCGCGCTGGATTGGCGGCTGGATGGAAGGCGTAGAATATGGGCTGATTGCACTTGGTCATCAAGTGCAGGCATTTGCATATAGTTCGCCTCATGCTCCATTTCGCATGAATAACGAATTGATTTTGAAAAGTTATGTTCCATCTGCTTTGCACTCCGTCTTAAGACCCCTTGCTCATCGTATCGGTGCGGGCTGGGAACGTGATATGAATCGCCGTTTGGTAAAAACTGTGTATCAATATCAACCCGACTTAATATTTTTACTTAAAGGCGATTTGATTCAACCAGAAACATTAGAAGCGATTAAGTCTGCAAACCGCCTGCTCATTTCATGGTGGGTGGATAATCCACTTTTTTATTATAAAGATTATCCGCAAGTGGCAGTGCAGCTGAAAATCATCAATGCTTTATTTATATTTGATTATGAAGACTTGGAAATGTTAAAACAAAAAGGCGTAGAAAATATTTTCTACCTGCCGTGTGCATACGACCCCGAAATATACCATCCTAAAAAAATCAGTGCGCCCCACAAAAAACGCTTTGAATGTGAAGTTGCATTTATTGCAAATTACTATCCCGAACGGGGAGAATTCTTAAAATATACGCAAGGGTTAGATGTGGCCGTGTGGGGGAGGGGCTGGAAGAGTTTCTTAAAGAAAAATAACTTCCCGCCCAAAGTTTTACGCGGCAAAGACTTAAACGGTGAATATGTATCGGCTGTTTACAATACGGCATACATTTGCCCGAATGTGCATCACGTTCAATCTCGCGGCGGCGGCTTGAACATGCGTACGTTCGAAATCCCCGGTGCGGGCGGTTTTCAACTTACGGATTATATTGCGGGCATGGAAGAACATTTTGAAATAGGCAGGGAACTCATTGTTTATGAATCCCCTGAACATTTTCGCGAACTGGCAGAATATTATCTGAAACATGAAAGCGAGCGCAAAGCCATTGCCCACCGCGGATATGAGCGTGTAGTGCGTGAGCATACCTATGAACAAAGACTCAAAAAAATATTTGAGGTTTTAAATTAA